The window TTGCGGGCGGAGTTTCCTTGCGCCTGGACAAGTTTCTCCAGGTCAGCCGGCTGGTGAAACGGCGCACCTGGGCCCGGGAGATGTGCCTGGCCGGCCGGGTCAGCATCAACGGGAGGGTGTCCAGGCCGGCAAGCCCGGTGCGCGTGGGAGATCACAT of the Bacillota bacterium genome contains:
- a CDS encoding RNA-binding S4 domain-containing protein — translated: MRLDKFLQVSRLVKRRTWAREMCLAGRVSINGRVSRPASPVRVGDHITLDMEWRVLEVEVRELRERASAEEARQMYAVVSSQRRD